The window TGTCACGCTCCTGCAGCAGCACGAGCGGCAACTGGTACTGGTTCCACTGGCCCAGCACGTTGAAGATCGTGACGCTGATGATGCCGGGCCGGGCCATCGGCAGCATGATCTGGAAGAAGACCCGCGTGTGGGACGCCCCGTCGACCAGGGCCGCCTCCGCCACCGCCGTGGGCAGCGTGCGGAAGAACGCCGCCAGGAAGAACACGGTGAACGGCATCGAGTAGGCGATGTAGACCAGCACCAGCCCCGCGTGGGTGTTGAGCCCGATGAACGGCCCGATCAGCGGCACGTTGCCCATGTTCTGCACCACGAAGAACAGCGGCGTCAGCGCCAGGTAGACGGGGAAGGCCAGCCCGGAGACGAACAGCAGGTAGCAGGCCCGGTTGCCGCGGAAGGGGTAGCGGGCCAGCACGTAGGCGGCCATCGACCCGAGCAGCATCGTGCCGAACGTGCTGAACGCCACCACGATGACGCTGTTGAGCATGTACTGCCCGATGTGCGCCTGTTCCCAGGCGCGGGCGAAGTTGTCCCAGCGCAGCGAGGCGGGCAGCGACCACGCGTCGCCGAAGATCTCGTCCTCGCTCTTGACCGAGGCGAGGAACGTCCACAGGATCGGCACCACGGTCAGCACCGTCCACAGCAGCAGCGCGGCGTGCGACAGGGCGCTCAGCGGGCCCAGCCGCCGGCGTTCCTGCCGGACGGCCCGGCGCGAGGTCTCCACGGCGGGCGAGGTCATCGTCGGCATCAGTACTCGATCCGTTCGCGACGGGACAGCCGCAGCGACAGCACGGCGAAGCCCACGGTGAAGAAGAACATCACCACGCCCAGCGCGGAGGCGTAGCCGAAGCGGAAGTAGGTGAAGGCGTTGCGGTAGATCTCGGTCGCCATGACCGTGGTGGAGAAGTCGGGGCCGCCGTGCTGGTCGGTCATCACCCACACGATCGCGAACACGTCCAGCGCCAGGATGCCGAGGTAGACCCAGGCCACCTGGACGGTGTCCCACAGCAGCGGCAGCGTGATCCGGAAGAACAGGCTGACCCGCCCGGCCCCGTCGATCTGCGCCGCCTCGAACATGTCGCGCGGGATGGAGGCGAGCCCCGCCGAGAACAGCACCACGTAGAACCCGACGGCCTGCCACACCATGACCCCGAGCACCGACCAGAAGGCGATGCCCGGGTCCGACAGGAACCCGACCGGCCGCAGCCCCAGCGCCATCAGCGGCCCGTTGAGCATGCCGCTGCCGTCGGGCCGGAACACCTGCTGGAACAGCACCGCCACCACCGTGACGGCGAGCACCTGCGGGAAGAAGAACAGCACCCGGTAGAACCGCGACCCGGGGACCCCGGCGGCGCCCCGCCCTCCGCCGCCCACGTTGAGCAGGAAGGCGAAGAACAGGGCGATGACGATCGTCAGCAGCGGCAGCAGCAGCAGGAGCGCCGCGTTGTGCGTGACCGCCTTCCAGAAGATCGAGTCGGCGAAGAGCCGGACGAAGTTGTCGAGCCCGATGAAGTTCGGCGTGGCGGTGACGCCGCGCCAGTCGGTCATCGCGATGTAGAACGCCTGCGTGTACGGCGAGATCACGTACACGAGGTAGAGCGTCACCGGGGCCGCCAGGAAGGCGGTGATGAACAGCCCGCGGCGATACCTGTTGATCATCAGCGCCGGTACTTCTTGATCGAGGAGTCGCCCTTGATCTCGTCGGCCTTCTTCTGCAGCCGCTCCAGGTACTTCTCGGGCGTCAGGCCGCCGCTCATCAGCTCGCCGGTGGCGGCCACGGCCTCGTCGTGGAGCTGGGCGTACCAGTTGCGCCAGCGGAAGTAGACGGTGTTGTCGCCGGCGGCGGCCAGCGCCGCGGTGGCACTCTTGGCGCCGGGCGACAGCGGCCGGCCCTCTCCGGCGCCCTTGACCACCGACACGGTCCTGACCAGCTCGCTGAAGTCACCGGCCGCCTTCTTCGACAGCATGGCGCGCAGGTACTCCGTGCCGCCCTGCGGGTTGGCGGCCTTGGCCGGCACGAGGAACGTCTCGCCGGGGCGGGAGTGCAGGGTGCCGTACGGCAGCTTGTCGGAGGAGGTGAAGTCGGGGATCGGGAACATGCCGTACTCGAAGTCGGCGGGTGTAGTCGTTTTCTGTTCGTTCTCGAGCCAGGAGCCGGACGGCAGCATGGCCACCTTGTACTTGTTCTGGGCGGTCTGGGTCTGCACGTGGTCGAGCCCGGCCGTGCCCTCCATGAGGTACTTGGCGCCGATCTCGGCCCAGGCGGCGGCCGACTGGCGCATCGGCTCGGCCGTCCAGGCGCCGTCCTCCAGGTTGTCGAGGTTGACCAGCACCTCCTTGCCGCCGATCTTCGCGGCCATGGTCATCAGCGGCTCGTAGAGGTACTGCGGGTGCTTGCCGGCGTAGGTGAACGGCGCCATCTTCCCGGACTTCTTGATCGTCTCGCAGAGCTTGACGAACTCGTCCCAGGTCTTGGGGACCTGCCAGCCGTTGTCGCGGAAGACCTTCTGGGAGTACCAGATGCCGTGGATGTAGTTGACGTAGCCGAGGACGTGGAACGTGCCGTCGTAGGTGCCGAAGTCGATGACGGCCGGGTCGAGGGTGTCGCGGACCTTGGTGTTCGGGTCGTCCCAGCTCGGCGCGTCGAGCAGCGGCCCGAGGTCCTGGAGCTGGCCGTCCTGGGCCAGGGCGCCCATGTCCATGGCGCCGGCGCCGGAGTTGTCGATGACGTCGGGCGGGTTGCCGCCGGCGAAGCGCGGCTGGAGGACCTTGGTGATCTCCTTGGTGGAGTTGTGCTTGACCTCCACCTTCGGGTACTTCACCTTGAACAGCGGCTGGTGGATGTCCTTGGCGTACGCGTCGCCGAAGCCGCCGTCGAAGATCCAGACCTCGAGGGGCCGGTCGGCGGCCACGCCGAACGGGTTAGCGGCGCTCGTGGCGACGGGCGCCGCGGACTGCGCGGGCGCCTTGCTCGCCGGGGTGGCGCACGCGGCGAGCGCGCCCGCCACGGGCATCAGCGCCGCGCCGCGCAGCAGCTCACGTCGCGACAGGCGGGACGGGCCGCCGTGCGGGACGCTGGGGGGGTCGATGGGGTTCGGCATGGTGACGCCTCCTGGTTGGTCAAGCTCCACGTCTGATGCGCCCTGCGTAGCGGCTCTCCAGGGCCTTGTTGTGCTCGTCGCCGCCGGTCACGTTGACCGAGAGGTAGATCGGGGGTGTCTCGCCGAGCGCCACCAGCGCGGACACCGTCTCGGCGACCGTCATCTGTGCGAGCAGCGCCGAGGTGATGGTGGAGACGGCGCCGTACGAGCCGCCGCCGGGCAGGTCGAGGATGGCGTCGCCGTACGGCGAGCCGTTGTCGAGCACCACGTCGGCCAGGTCGAGCAGCTTGCGGCCGGACGGGTGGCGCGAGGTCATCCGGGTGCTGTGGCGCACCGAGGTGATCGCGATCAGGGGATGGCCCCGGTCCTTGACGAGCGCGGCCAGCTCCACGACGGCGCCGTTCACGCCCGAGCTGGAGACCAGCACGAACACGTCCTGCGACGCGACCGGGGCGAGGGCGTAGATCTGGTGGGCGACGGCCGGGTCGCGCTCGAGTTCGGGGGTGAGGACGCTCGGCGGCTGCCCGCCGTACAGGACGAGGTCGCGGGGCGAGAGCCGGTTGCTCGGCACGAGACCGCCCGCCCGGCCGGCGATCTCCATGGCGATCGCCTCGGAGTGGCCCGAGCCGAACGCGTTGACCACGCCGCCGGCGCGCAGCGACGCGACCAGCAGGGCCGCCGCCCGCCGCACCGGCTCCGCCTGCGTCTCGGCGACGTGGTGCGCCAGCTTCAGGGCCTCGGTCGCGTACGTCATTCAGCCTCTTTCCACCCGGTGGCTCTCCACCGCGCTGATCGTGCGTTCGAAGGCCTCGTTGGTGCGTTCGTAGGTACGCTGGGCGACCGCCACGTAGACGGCGTCGAGCACGAAGAGCTGCGAGTGGACCGCGGCCAGGCCGCCGAGCCGGAACGTGGTCTCCCTGCTCGCCGTGGTCAGCACGAGGTCGGCCAGCTCGGCCAGCGGCGAACGGGCGAACGAGGTGACCGCGACCGTGGTGGCGCCGTGGCTGCCCGCCTCGGCGAGCGCCTCCATCACCTCGCGGGTGCGGCCCCGGTGGCTGATGCCGATCGCGACGTCGCCCGTGCCGAGCAGCGCGGCGTCCGACAGCGCGACGTGGGCGTCGCCCGCGCTCCAGCCCGGGATGCCGATGCGGCGCAGCCGGCCCTCCAGCATGGTGGCCACGTTACCGCTGGTCGAGACGCCGACGAGGAGCACGCGCGCGGCGGCCACGATCGCGTCGGCCACCCGGGCGACGACGGCGGAGTCGAGCTGGGCGGCGGTGTCCTGGATGAGCCGGGCGTCCGCCGCGGCCATCACCTCGATGGCGGAGTCGAGCGGGTCGTCGGGGCCGATCTCGTGGCCGACGCCGGCGCCCCAGCCGGCCTGCGCGGCCCGGCCGGTCTCGGTGGCGAGCGCCACCCGCAGCTCGGCGTAGCCGGAGAAGCCGAACGCGCGGCAGAACCTCGTCACGGTCGCGGGCGAGCTGCCCGCGCGCTCCGCGAGCGCGATGATCGTGGAACGGGCGGCCTCGGCCGGGTCACCGAGGATCACCTCTCCCACGCGGCGCAGCGCCTCCGGCAGACCCGGAAGCTCCGTGCCGATGCGCCCGAGGGCTCCTGACGTCACAAATATTCCTTCCGAATCCCTGGCTTTCGGCGAAAATTATTCTTGCTTCGGTGTCGCGTCAAGACCCAGAATCAAAGCGTGACTGAGTCGTTCGCTGGGTCGTCCCCCGGATCGTCGGCTGATTCGGCCGCTGCGTCGTCCGCCGGGTCGTTCGTGGTCGGGGTGGATGCCGGCGCGACCTCCACCCGGGTGGCGGTGCACGCGCTCGACGGGACGCGCGCCGGCTACGGCACGGCGGGGGCGGGCAATCCGAGCGCCCACGGCCTGGCCCCGGCGGTGGCGGCGATCGGCACGGCCCTGGAGCGGGCGCTGCGCGACGTGGACCCCTCACGCGTGGTGGCGTCGCTGGCGGGCGTGGCCGGCAGGGTCGACGCGCTGGAGCCGGAGCTGGCCAAGGTGTGGGCGGAGCTGGGCGTTCCCGAGGGGCCGCGGGTGGTCCGTGACGTGCTCATCGCGTACGTGGCGGGCACGCCGGAGCCGTCGGGGTCGCTGCTGCTGTCGGGCACCGGCGCGGTCGCGGCCCGGGTCGAGGACCACGAGCTGGCCGCGATCGCCGACGGGCTGGGCTGGTTGCTCGGCGACGCCGGGTCCGGGTTCTGGATCGGCCGCGCCGCCGCCCGTGCGGTCGTGGCGGCGCTCGACCGCGGGTCCCGGAACGGCCTGCTGGTGGCACTGGTGGCCGCCGAGTTCCTGGGCACCGGGTCCCCGGACGCCGGATCGCCGGGCGCTGGCGATGTGGCGTGGGGGGTGTCGCCGCGCGCGGACGCCGACCGGATCGTCCGGCTGGCGCAGGCGGACCACATGCGGCTGGCCACGCTGTCCCGGCTGGTCAGCCGGGCCGCCGGCGAGGGCGACCCGATGGCCGTGACCATCGTCCGCGAGGCGGCCGGCCACCTGGTGGCCACGGCGCGGCGGGTGCACGTGTCAGGCCCGGTGGTGCTGGCGGGCAGCGTGCTGACCAGCGAGGGGCCGGTCAGGAACGCGGTGCGCGAGCTGCTGATGGGCGAGGATCCGGTCGAGAGCGTGGCGACGGCGCGGGACGCGGCGGGGGCGGCGGCGTGGCTCGCGGCCCGCGCCGGTGGGCTGCTGTCACCGGAACGGGCCCGCGAGCTGCACCCCGTGTTCACTCAGCCGCTGGTCAGCACCGGGGGCTTGGGACCGCCGTAGACGGGGTTTCTCGGCAGGCGCTCCTCCGTCACCAGCAGGCGGACGACGCCGGGCCGGTCGGCCTCGGCCTCCCAGACGATCCAGCCGTCTCCCACCGCCCGCGGGCGCGCATCGGGGTCGACGCTGTAGCCCCTGCCGCTCTTCTGCGGCTCGATGATCTGGAAGACGACCTCCAGCCCGCGCCGGCGCGCCTCCGCGACGACCTCACCGACCGGGCGCTCGTCCACCCGGAAGCCCGCCAGCATCTCGCCTTTCCGGGTCGCCGTGCCGGCCGACTGGTACCTCTCCCCCGGCCGGGCCATCCGCCCCAGGTACAGGATGCCCTTGCCGGTGAAGTCGCGGCCCACCGTCACCTTGAGCAAGCAGTCCTCCTGCCCGAACGTACAGCCCGCCGGCTCCCGGTCGCCGCCGATGCCCTTGCTCGGGCCGGTGGCGCCGCTGAAGCCCATCCGCACGATCTCGCCCACCCGGCTGGGCGAGACCGGCAGCAGTTGCAGGTCGATGTCCAACCCCAC is drawn from Nonomuraea muscovyensis and contains these coding sequences:
- a CDS encoding carbohydrate ABC transporter permease, translating into MINRYRRGLFITAFLAAPVTLYLVYVISPYTQAFYIAMTDWRGVTATPNFIGLDNFVRLFADSIFWKAVTHNAALLLLLPLLTIVIALFFAFLLNVGGGGRGAAGVPGSRFYRVLFFFPQVLAVTVVAVLFQQVFRPDGSGMLNGPLMALGLRPVGFLSDPGIAFWSVLGVMVWQAVGFYVVLFSAGLASIPRDMFEAAQIDGAGRVSLFFRITLPLLWDTVQVAWVYLGILALDVFAIVWVMTDQHGGPDFSTTVMATEIYRNAFTYFRFGYASALGVVMFFFTVGFAVLSLRLSRRERIEY
- a CDS encoding N-acetylglucosamine kinase, with amino-acid sequence MTESFAGSSPGSSADSAAASSAGSFVVGVDAGATSTRVAVHALDGTRAGYGTAGAGNPSAHGLAPAVAAIGTALERALRDVDPSRVVASLAGVAGRVDALEPELAKVWAELGVPEGPRVVRDVLIAYVAGTPEPSGSLLLSGTGAVAARVEDHELAAIADGLGWLLGDAGSGFWIGRAAARAVVAALDRGSRNGLLVALVAAEFLGTGSPDAGSPGAGDVAWGVSPRADADRIVRLAQADHMRLATLSRLVSRAAGEGDPMAVTIVREAAGHLVATARRVHVSGPVVLAGSVLTSEGPVRNAVRELLMGEDPVESVATARDAAGAAAWLAARAGGLLSPERARELHPVFTQPLVSTGGLGPP
- the ngcE gene encoding N-acetylglucosamine/diacetylchitobiose ABC transporter substrate-binding protein; this translates as MPNPIDPPSVPHGGPSRLSRRELLRGAALMPVAGALAACATPASKAPAQSAAPVATSAANPFGVAADRPLEVWIFDGGFGDAYAKDIHQPLFKVKYPKVEVKHNSTKEITKVLQPRFAGGNPPDVIDNSGAGAMDMGALAQDGQLQDLGPLLDAPSWDDPNTKVRDTLDPAVIDFGTYDGTFHVLGYVNYIHGIWYSQKVFRDNGWQVPKTWDEFVKLCETIKKSGKMAPFTYAGKHPQYLYEPLMTMAAKIGGKEVLVNLDNLEDGAWTAEPMRQSAAAWAEIGAKYLMEGTAGLDHVQTQTAQNKYKVAMLPSGSWLENEQKTTTPADFEYGMFPIPDFTSSDKLPYGTLHSRPGETFLVPAKAANPQGGTEYLRAMLSKKAAGDFSELVRTVSVVKGAGEGRPLSPGAKSATAALAAAGDNTVYFRWRNWYAQLHDEAVAATGELMSGGLTPEKYLERLQKKADEIKGDSSIKKYRR
- a CDS encoding sugar isomerase domain-containing protein, with protein sequence MTYATEALKLAHHVAETQAEPVRRAAALLVASLRAGGVVNAFGSGHSEAIAMEIAGRAGGLVPSNRLSPRDLVLYGGQPPSVLTPELERDPAVAHQIYALAPVASQDVFVLVSSSGVNGAVVELAALVKDRGHPLIAITSVRHSTRMTSRHPSGRKLLDLADVVLDNGSPYGDAILDLPGGGSYGAVSTITSALLAQMTVAETVSALVALGETPPIYLSVNVTGGDEHNKALESRYAGRIRRGA
- a CDS encoding MurR/RpiR family transcriptional regulator, which produces MTSGALGRIGTELPGLPEALRRVGEVILGDPAEAARSTIIALAERAGSSPATVTRFCRAFGFSGYAELRVALATETGRAAQAGWGAGVGHEIGPDDPLDSAIEVMAAADARLIQDTAAQLDSAVVARVADAIVAAARVLLVGVSTSGNVATMLEGRLRRIGIPGWSAGDAHVALSDAALLGTGDVAIGISHRGRTREVMEALAEAGSHGATTVAVTSFARSPLAELADLVLTTASRETTFRLGGLAAVHSQLFVLDAVYVAVAQRTYERTNEAFERTISAVESHRVERG
- a CDS encoding carbohydrate ABC transporter permease; this translates as MPTMTSPAVETSRRAVRQERRRLGPLSALSHAALLLWTVLTVVPILWTFLASVKSEDEIFGDAWSLPASLRWDNFARAWEQAHIGQYMLNSVIVVAFSTFGTMLLGSMAAYVLARYPFRGNRACYLLFVSGLAFPVYLALTPLFFVVQNMGNVPLIGPFIGLNTHAGLVLVYIAYSMPFTVFFLAAFFRTLPTAVAEAALVDGASHTRVFFQIMLPMARPGIISVTIFNVLGQWNQYQLPLVLLQERDTWVLPQGIADISTAAGYDQDWSALFAALTLAILPMLVIYTIFQRQIQSGLTAGALK